A genomic segment from Flavobacterium sp. 9R encodes:
- a CDS encoding DUF2490 domain-containing protein, with protein sequence MKTHFYTNKKIGRYNSLLNPILLFLCTLSSAQNEKKVDHQNILWIRYYNLLTVNDNWSIHTEFDNRVFLKPIAENLFVFRIQGRYKWNSNIETGAGFTYFSVYTQDPKQDFDFEIPEYRGQQDVTYKFNLKKITLNQRLQVEERFIHNASKTGLIDGTTFSWRFRYRLQTEFQFWEKEKQYLKAIVYDEIMLNAGKSIFYNTFDQNRIYAALQYGINKNISVELGYLKSFQQRPSGVDYFNRDIIRLSIFHKMHW encoded by the coding sequence TTGAAAACACATTTTTATACAAACAAAAAAATAGGTAGATACAACAGTCTTTTGAATCCTATACTACTATTCCTTTGTACACTTAGCTCGGCACAAAATGAAAAAAAAGTTGATCATCAGAATATTCTATGGATTCGCTATTATAATTTACTGACGGTAAACGACAATTGGTCCATTCATACAGAATTTGACAATCGCGTTTTCTTGAAACCAATTGCCGAAAATCTATTTGTTTTTAGAATCCAAGGTAGATACAAATGGAATTCAAATATAGAAACTGGAGCTGGTTTCACTTACTTTTCAGTTTATACACAAGACCCAAAACAGGACTTTGATTTTGAAATTCCTGAATATAGAGGACAGCAGGATGTAACGTATAAGTTCAATCTAAAAAAGATAACCCTCAACCAAAGACTACAGGTTGAAGAACGGTTCATACACAACGCTTCTAAAACAGGACTTATAGATGGCACTACCTTCAGTTGGCGATTTCGTTACCGATTGCAGACAGAATTTCAGTTTTGGGAAAAAGAAAAACAATATCTCAAAGCAATTGTATATGATGAGATTATGCTAAATGCTGGAAAAAGTATCTTCTACAACACCTTCGACCAAAATAGAATCTATGCTGCCTTACAATATGGCATCAACAAAAATATCTCTGTGGAACTTGGGTATCTAAAGAGCTTTCAACAACGTCCTAGCGGGGTCGACTATTTCAATAGAGACATCATAAGACTGAGTATTTTTCATAAAATGCATTGGTAA
- a CDS encoding MerR family transcriptional regulator — protein MHIELAPDKRYYSIGEVAKAFGVNASLIRFWDSEFDILKPKKNAKGNRMFTPEDVKNLQLIYHLVKERGFTLEGAKTHLKEGQKKTLDKFEIIRKLEAIKTQLIQIKTEL, from the coding sequence ATGCATATAGAATTAGCACCAGATAAAAGATATTACAGCATTGGCGAAGTGGCCAAAGCTTTTGGCGTTAACGCCTCTTTAATTCGATTCTGGGATAGTGAATTTGATATTTTAAAACCAAAAAAAAATGCCAAGGGGAACCGAATGTTTACTCCCGAAGATGTCAAAAATTTACAATTAATCTATCATTTGGTCAAAGAAAGAGGCTTTACTTTAGAAGGCGCTAAAACCCATTTGAAAGAAGGTCAAAAGAAAACCTTGGATAAATTTGAAATTATTCGAAAATTAGAAGCCATAAAAACACAATTAATACAAATAAAAACAGAACTTTAA
- a CDS encoding M23 family metallopeptidase yields MAKVKYYYDSEKLAYRKITPKKRKKFGFAALFIVASALFGFLSFVILLNVPYFKTPNDRAQQREIENLRLNYSILNKKLEQLQVVADQMAERDNNLYRTYFNTAPITEEERKSGYKKSYVALQGYNNSELVIRTTKKVDVLSKELAIQSKSLDAILKLAEAKQDFLASIPAIQPVQNEKLRHVASGFGYRTDPFTKARKMHEGMDFTAKTGTPIFASGDGIVARADNSASGFGNHIVIRHGYGYESLYAHLSKYKCRAGQRVKRGDIIGYVGSTGRSEAPHLHYEVHKNGKVVNPLNFYYGSISAVEYVAISNAANQENQSLD; encoded by the coding sequence ATGGCGAAAGTAAAATATTATTACGATTCCGAAAAATTAGCGTACCGAAAAATTACGCCCAAGAAGAGAAAAAAGTTTGGTTTTGCTGCCTTATTTATTGTTGCTTCGGCTTTGTTTGGTTTTTTGTCGTTTGTGATTCTATTGAATGTGCCTTATTTTAAGACTCCAAATGATAGAGCTCAGCAAAGAGAGATTGAAAATTTGAGGCTAAATTATTCGATTTTAAATAAAAAACTGGAGCAATTGCAAGTAGTTGCTGACCAAATGGCTGAGAGAGACAATAATTTGTACAGAACCTATTTTAATACGGCTCCCATAACTGAAGAAGAGCGTAAATCGGGCTACAAAAAAAGTTATGTTGCTTTGCAAGGTTATAACAATTCTGAATTGGTGATTAGAACTACGAAGAAAGTAGATGTTTTGAGTAAAGAATTGGCGATTCAATCAAAATCTTTAGATGCTATTTTGAAATTGGCAGAAGCCAAACAGGACTTTTTGGCCAGTATTCCTGCCATTCAGCCAGTGCAAAATGAAAAATTAAGACATGTTGCTTCTGGTTTTGGTTATCGTACCGATCCGTTTACTAAAGCACGTAAAATGCATGAGGGAATGGATTTTACGGCAAAAACGGGAACACCAATTTTTGCTAGTGGCGACGGAATTGTAGCTAGAGCAGACAACTCAGCTTCTGGATTTGGGAATCATATTGTAATTCGGCATGGTTATGGTTACGAATCACTCTATGCACATTTGAGTAAATACAAATGCAGAGCGGGACAGCGTGTTAAAAGAGGAGACATCATTGGTTATGTAGGAAGCACAGGACGTTCGGAAGCTCCGCATTTGCATTATGAAGTGCATAAAAATGGTAAAGTAGTGAATCCGTTGAATTTTTATTACGGTTCAATTTCAGCGGTAGAATATGTTGCTATTTCTAATGCTGCCAACCAAGAAAACCAGTCACTAGATTAA
- a CDS encoding Two component regulator three Y domain protein — protein MKKVICLLFLSLTASSFAAVPALEREVLLELYHSTNGYHWKNKWNLAAPVATWYGVTVLEDKVVGLDLSDNNLSGLLPESIGNLSSLKKINFCNNRIEGAIPKTIGNLTALTQLNLSHNQLSGVIPSSIGNLLNLVQIELFMNKLKGSLPFELGKLSKLEVLSIYNNEIEGKIPVSLYTIQSLKVMLLSGNRLNGELLSDIVKLKDLETLSLFDNELKGLIPKELEALKKLRELNISYNQFNGPVSKNLVDKDALNMTMLTSNGKIVLLETI, from the coding sequence ATGAAAAAGGTAATTTGTCTACTGTTTTTGTCTTTAACTGCAAGTTCATTTGCTGCGGTTCCAGCCCTAGAACGCGAGGTTTTGTTAGAATTATATCATTCTACAAATGGCTATCATTGGAAAAACAAATGGAATTTAGCCGCTCCAGTTGCTACTTGGTATGGTGTTACTGTTCTAGAGGATAAAGTAGTAGGTCTCGATTTGTCTGATAATAATTTGTCAGGTTTATTGCCAGAATCTATAGGTAATTTATCATCCTTAAAGAAAATAAATTTTTGCAATAATCGAATTGAGGGTGCTATTCCAAAAACAATAGGTAATCTAACGGCTCTTACGCAGCTAAATTTATCACATAACCAACTTTCAGGAGTGATACCATCATCAATTGGAAATTTATTGAATTTGGTGCAAATAGAGTTGTTTATGAATAAATTAAAAGGGAGCTTGCCATTTGAGTTAGGTAAGTTAAGTAAACTCGAAGTTTTATCTATTTACAATAATGAAATTGAAGGCAAAATTCCAGTTTCCTTATACACTATACAATCTTTAAAAGTGATGTTATTAAGTGGAAATCGCTTAAATGGAGAATTGCTCTCTGATATTGTTAAGCTGAAAGATTTAGAAACATTGAGTTTGTTTGATAATGAGTTGAAAGGTTTGATTCCTAAAGAATTAGAAGCATTAAAAAAATTAAGAGAATTGAACATTTCTTATAATCAGTTCAATGGACCTGTATCCAAGAATTTAGTTGATAAAGATGCTTTGAATATGACGATGTTGACCTCTAACGGAAAAATTGTTTTGCTAGAAACAATATAA
- the der gene encoding ribosome biogenesis GTPase Der, which translates to MNNIVAIVGRPNVGKSTLFNRLIQRREAIVDSVSGVTRDRNYGKSEWNGKEFSVIDTGGYVRGSDDVFEGEIRKQVELAIDEADVIVFVVDVEEGITPMDETVAKLLRKVTKPVLLAVNKVDNAMREKDAVEFYNLGLGEYFTFASISGSGTGDLLDALIEAFPVKPEPVKEEVVLPRFAVVGRPNAGKSSFINALIGQDRFMVTDIAGTTRDAIDTKFDRFGFEFNLVDTAGIRRKAKVKEDLEFYSVMRSVRAIEHADVCILVIDATRGFEGQDQSIFWLAEKNRKGVIILVNKWDLVEKDTMSTRDYEEKIKKELMPFTDVPILFVSALTKQRLLKALEATVKVYEDRQQRIPTSKFNEFMLKVIEAYPPPATKGKYVKIKYCMQLPTATPQFVFFANLPQYVKEPYKRYLENKIREQWDFSGVPIDIYIREK; encoded by the coding sequence ATGAATAATATTGTTGCGATAGTAGGAAGACCTAATGTAGGGAAGTCAACCCTTTTTAATAGGCTGATACAAAGAAGAGAAGCTATTGTAGATTCAGTTTCTGGGGTAACCAGAGATAGAAACTATGGTAAAAGCGAGTGGAACGGAAAAGAGTTTTCTGTGATAGATACAGGTGGATATGTCCGCGGATCTGATGATGTTTTTGAGGGAGAAATCCGCAAACAAGTTGAATTGGCAATAGATGAAGCCGATGTGATTGTTTTTGTGGTAGATGTAGAAGAGGGAATTACACCGATGGATGAAACGGTGGCTAAGTTGTTGCGTAAAGTGACAAAACCTGTTTTATTGGCCGTAAATAAAGTAGATAATGCGATGCGTGAGAAAGACGCAGTGGAGTTTTATAATTTAGGATTAGGAGAGTACTTTACTTTTGCGAGTATTTCTGGAAGTGGAACGGGAGATTTGTTGGATGCTTTGATCGAAGCTTTCCCAGTGAAACCAGAGCCTGTAAAAGAAGAAGTGGTTTTGCCACGTTTTGCTGTAGTAGGACGTCCTAATGCTGGAAAGTCAAGTTTTATCAATGCTTTGATTGGTCAAGATCGTTTTATGGTTACGGATATTGCGGGTACTACTCGTGATGCTATTGATACTAAATTTGATCGTTTTGGATTTGAATTTAATTTAGTAGATACAGCTGGAATTCGTCGTAAGGCCAAAGTAAAAGAAGACTTAGAGTTTTATTCTGTAATGCGTTCCGTTCGTGCTATTGAACACGCTGACGTTTGTATTTTGGTGATTGATGCTACTCGTGGTTTTGAAGGTCAGGACCAAAGTATTTTTTGGTTGGCAGAGAAAAATAGAAAAGGGGTAATCATTTTGGTTAACAAATGGGATTTGGTAGAAAAAGATACGATGTCTACTCGTGATTACGAAGAGAAAATTAAAAAGGAATTGATGCCATTTACAGATGTGCCTATTCTTTTTGTTTCGGCTTTGACTAAACAACGTTTGTTGAAAGCGCTTGAAGCGACTGTAAAAGTATATGAGGATAGACAACAAAGAATACCTACTTCTAAGTTTAACGAATTTATGTTGAAGGTTATCGAGGCCTATCCACCACCAGCTACTAAGGGGAAATATGTGAAGATTAAATATTGTATGCAGTTGCCAACAGCTACACCGCAATTTGTGTTTTTCGCGAATTTACCACAATACGTAAAAGAACCTTACAAACGCTATTTAGAAAATAAAATTAGAGAACAATGGGATTTTTCTGGTGTTCCGATTGATATTTATATTAGAGAGAAGTAA
- a CDS encoding YgcG family protein — protein sequence MKNSKLNASNSNGIFRLPLLLIAFLTFQYTFAQFTIPEKPSFQTSVYDYANLFSAEEKAQLEEKLVRYSDSTTTQIVVISIESLKNENVNQLATNWAHTWGIGQAKEDNGVIILIAKNDRKIAINPGYGLEDRLTAGIGGEIIRNIITPEFKAGSYYKGIDKGTDALFDVFKGKYKGERKKASGKSFPILPLIFIVVVLIIIFSKNKGGGNSGNRGGGGPSLLDVIILSNLGRGGGGGFGGSSGGGFGGGGFGGGFGGGGFSGGGSSGSW from the coding sequence ATGAAAAATTCCAAATTAAATGCTTCAAATTCCAACGGGATTTTTCGATTACCTCTTTTGCTTATAGCATTCTTAACGTTTCAGTACACCTTTGCACAATTTACTATTCCAGAAAAACCTAGTTTTCAAACTTCGGTCTACGATTATGCGAATTTATTTAGTGCTGAAGAAAAAGCGCAACTAGAAGAAAAATTAGTTCGCTATTCGGATTCGACTACCACTCAGATTGTAGTAATTTCTATTGAAAGTCTGAAGAATGAAAACGTCAATCAACTGGCGACCAATTGGGCGCATACTTGGGGAATAGGACAAGCCAAGGAAGATAATGGTGTCATCATTTTGATTGCTAAAAATGATAGAAAAATAGCCATTAATCCTGGTTACGGACTCGAAGACCGACTAACTGCTGGAATTGGAGGAGAAATCATCCGAAATATCATTACACCAGAATTCAAGGCAGGAAGTTATTATAAAGGAATAGATAAAGGAACCGATGCGCTTTTTGATGTTTTCAAAGGTAAATACAAAGGAGAACGAAAAAAAGCTTCAGGAAAAAGCTTTCCCATTTTACCTTTGATTTTTATTGTTGTCGTGCTGATTATTATTTTCTCTAAAAACAAAGGCGGTGGCAATTCAGGAAACCGAGGAGGCGGAGGCCCTAGCCTACTAGATGTTATCATTTTAAGTAACCTTGGCCGTGGCGGCGGAGGCGGATTTGGTGGTTCATCTGGCGGAGGTTTTGGCGGTGGCGGATTCGGAGGCGGATTCGGCGGTGGCGGATTCTCTGGTGGAGGTTCGAGTGGAAGTTGGTAA
- the era gene encoding GTPase Era, whose product MTHKAGFVNIIGNPNVGKSTLMNAFVGERLSIITSKAQTTRHRILGIVNGDDFQLILSDTPGIIKPAYEMQEAMMGFVKSAFEDADVLIYMVEIGEQELKDDAFFNKIIHSKIPVLLLLNKIDNSNQEQLEEQVAFWTAKVPNAEIYPISALQNFNVPEVFQRIIALLPESPAYYPKDQLTDKPERFFVNETIREKILLNYSKEIPYAVEIVTEEFLETDTIIRIRSLIMVERDTQKGIIIGHKGAALKKVGMDARVDLEKFFGKQIHIELYVKVNKNWRSNANMLKRFGYNQ is encoded by the coding sequence ATGACACATAAAGCCGGTTTTGTAAATATAATTGGAAATCCAAACGTTGGAAAATCAACACTAATGAATGCTTTTGTTGGGGAACGATTATCTATTATTACCTCTAAAGCACAAACTACCAGACATAGAATTTTAGGAATTGTAAATGGAGACGATTTTCAATTGATTTTGTCCGATACTCCAGGAATTATTAAACCCGCTTATGAAATGCAAGAAGCAATGATGGGTTTTGTAAAGTCGGCTTTTGAAGATGCCGATGTTTTGATTTATATGGTGGAGATTGGCGAACAAGAATTGAAAGACGATGCTTTTTTTAATAAAATTATCCATTCTAAAATTCCTGTTTTGTTGTTGTTGAACAAAATTGATAATTCGAATCAAGAGCAATTGGAAGAGCAAGTAGCTTTTTGGACGGCCAAAGTTCCAAATGCCGAGATTTATCCGATATCTGCCTTGCAAAATTTTAATGTTCCTGAAGTGTTTCAAAGAATCATTGCTTTGTTACCTGAATCTCCAGCCTATTATCCTAAAGATCAATTAACGGATAAACCGGAACGTTTTTTTGTAAACGAAACGATTCGCGAAAAAATATTGTTGAATTACAGTAAGGAGATTCCATATGCTGTAGAAATTGTTACCGAAGAATTTTTGGAAACAGATACTATTATTCGTATTCGCTCTTTGATTATGGTAGAGCGTGATACACAAAAAGGAATTATCATTGGTCATAAAGGTGCCGCTTTGAAAAAAGTAGGAATGGATGCCCGTGTTGATTTGGAAAAATTCTTTGGCAAACAAATTCATATTGAATTGTATGTAAAAGTGAACAAAAATTGGAGAAGCAACGCCAATATGTTGAAGCGTTTCGGGTATAATCAGTAG
- the alaS gene encoding alanine--tRNA ligase, producing MKSQDVRKQFLDFFESKGHLIVPSAPIVLKDDPTLMFNNSGMAQFKEYFLGLGTPKSQRIADTQKCLRVSGKHNDLEEVGIDTYHHTMFEMLGNWSFGDYFKKEAIHWAWELLTEVYKIDKDILYVTVFEGSVEENVPFDQEAYDIWKTLIAEDRILLGNKKDNFWEMGDQGPCGPCSEIHVDIRSAEEKAVIDGKELVNADHPQVVEIWNNVFMEFNRKADGSLEKLPAQHVDTGMGFERLCMVLQGVQSNYDTDVFTPIIREIETITGTTYTIKASNEEEEKINIAIRVIADHVRAVAFAIADGQLPSNTGAGYVIRRILRRAIRYGFTFLNTKEPFIYKLVDTLSAQMSASFPEIRSQKALCSNVIREEESSFLRTLDQGLVLLDAVITNNQSKVIDGKKAFELYDTYGFPIDLTALILSEKGLQLDEKVFEEQLQLQKERSRAASKVTAGDWNVIVEDDIQEFVGYDRLQHQVKITKYRRVESVKDGEIFQLVFNATPFYGESGGQTGDKGYLEASNGDITYIIDTKKENNQTIHLAKSLPDNLTDTFQAIVDVKQRARTSSNHTATHLLHQGLRKVLGTHIEQKGSMVRSASLRFDFSHFSKVSDEELKEVENFVNARIRQSLPLIEKRGIPKEQALEEGAIALFGEKYGDLVRMIKFGDSVELCGGTHVANTSEIWHFKIVSEGAVAAGIRRIEAITSEAAKDFFETQLITFGEMKEVLKNPKDPIKAIYGLQDENAQLKKQIEALLKDKAKNMKGELAAAFQEINGVKFLAQQVDLTAEGAKDLVYELGNLGNNIFIVLATVNEDKPMLTCYISKELVADKNLNAGQVVRELGKYIQGGGGGQPFFATAGGKNATGVSEALEKAIDFVK from the coding sequence ATGAAATCACAAGACGTACGTAAGCAATTTTTAGATTTTTTTGAAAGCAAAGGACATTTAATCGTTCCATCGGCTCCCATAGTGCTAAAAGATGACCCAACGCTGATGTTCAATAACTCAGGAATGGCGCAATTCAAAGAGTATTTTTTGGGTCTAGGAACGCCAAAGAGCCAACGTATAGCCGATACTCAAAAATGTTTGCGTGTTTCAGGAAAGCATAATGATTTAGAGGAAGTAGGTATTGATACCTACCACCACACGATGTTTGAGATGTTGGGGAACTGGTCTTTTGGAGATTATTTCAAAAAAGAAGCCATTCATTGGGCTTGGGAATTACTGACAGAAGTCTATAAAATTGACAAAGACATATTGTATGTAACTGTTTTTGAAGGAAGCGTTGAGGAAAATGTTCCTTTCGACCAAGAAGCCTATGACATTTGGAAAACTTTAATCGCTGAAGACCGAATTTTATTAGGAAATAAAAAAGACAATTTCTGGGAAATGGGAGACCAAGGTCCTTGTGGTCCTTGTTCCGAAATTCACGTAGATATTCGTTCAGCCGAAGAAAAAGCAGTAATTGATGGTAAAGAATTAGTGAATGCTGATCATCCTCAAGTGGTGGAGATTTGGAATAATGTATTTATGGAATTCAACCGTAAAGCGGATGGTTCTCTTGAAAAATTGCCAGCACAACACGTTGATACGGGTATGGGATTCGAACGTCTTTGTATGGTTTTACAAGGGGTTCAATCGAATTATGATACGGATGTGTTTACCCCAATTATCAGAGAAATCGAGACGATTACTGGTACAACCTATACCATCAAAGCTTCCAATGAAGAAGAAGAAAAAATAAATATTGCGATTCGTGTTATTGCAGATCACGTTCGTGCAGTTGCTTTTGCCATCGCCGACGGGCAATTGCCATCCAACACAGGCGCAGGATATGTAATTCGAAGAATTTTACGTCGCGCTATTCGTTACGGCTTTACTTTCTTGAATACCAAAGAACCTTTTATCTATAAATTAGTAGATACGTTAAGTGCACAAATGAGTGCCTCTTTTCCTGAAATTCGTTCTCAAAAAGCCCTTTGTTCTAACGTAATTCGTGAAGAAGAGAGTTCGTTCTTGCGTACGCTAGATCAAGGTTTGGTTTTACTAGATGCCGTGATTACAAACAATCAAAGCAAGGTGATTGATGGTAAAAAAGCTTTTGAATTGTACGATACGTATGGTTTTCCAATTGATTTAACAGCTTTGATTTTATCTGAAAAAGGATTGCAACTAGACGAAAAAGTTTTTGAAGAACAATTACAATTGCAAAAAGAACGTTCACGTGCGGCTTCAAAAGTTACTGCGGGTGATTGGAATGTAATTGTAGAAGATGATATTCAGGAGTTTGTAGGATACGACCGTTTGCAGCACCAAGTAAAAATCACAAAATACCGTAGAGTAGAGAGTGTAAAAGACGGAGAAATTTTTCAATTGGTTTTTAACGCGACTCCTTTTTATGGGGAAAGTGGTGGACAAACAGGTGATAAAGGGTATCTAGAAGCTAGTAATGGCGACATTACTTACATCATTGATACCAAAAAAGAGAACAATCAAACGATTCACTTGGCAAAATCATTGCCTGATAATTTAACCGATACTTTCCAAGCGATTGTAGATGTGAAGCAAAGAGCAAGAACTTCTTCTAATCATACTGCAACCCACTTGTTGCATCAAGGTTTGAGAAAAGTGTTAGGAACACATATTGAACAAAAAGGTTCTATGGTGCGTTCGGCTTCTTTACGTTTTGACTTTTCGCACTTCTCTAAAGTGTCAGACGAAGAATTGAAAGAAGTAGAAAACTTTGTAAACGCTCGTATTCGTCAAAGTTTACCATTGATAGAGAAACGTGGTATCCCAAAAGAACAAGCATTAGAAGAAGGTGCTATCGCTTTGTTTGGAGAAAAATATGGCGACTTGGTGCGTATGATTAAGTTTGGAGATTCAGTAGAGCTTTGTGGAGGAACACACGTGGCGAATACTTCTGAGATTTGGCATTTCAAAATTGTTTCAGAAGGTGCTGTTGCTGCAGGAATTCGCCGAATTGAAGCGATTACAAGTGAAGCGGCTAAGGATTTCTTTGAAACACAATTGATTACTTTTGGAGAAATGAAAGAGGTGTTGAAAAATCCAAAAGACCCAATCAAAGCCATTTATGGATTGCAAGACGAAAATGCTCAGTTGAAAAAGCAAATAGAAGCGTTGCTAAAAGACAAAGCCAAGAATATGAAAGGCGAATTAGCAGCTGCTTTTCAAGAAATAAACGGAGTGAAATTCTTAGCGCAACAAGTAGATTTAACTGCTGAAGGCGCCAAAGATTTGGTGTATGAATTAGGTAATTTAGGAAACAATATTTTCATTGTTTTGGCTACTGTAAATGAAGACAAGCCAATGTTGACCTGCTATATTTCTAAAGAATTAGTAGCTGATAAAAATCTAAATGCGGGACAAGTAGTTCGCGAATTAGGGAAATACATCCAAGGAGGCGGAGGTGGACAACCTTTCTTTGCTACAGCTGGAGGTAAGAATGCAACAGGTGTTTCTGAAGCTTTAGAAAAGGCTATTGATTTTGTGAAATAA
- a CDS encoding LemA family protein — protein sequence MRRFLPWIIAAVVIFGIYSWVKGINNTAVGYEQTINEAWGNVNTSYQRRNDLIGNLVNTVKGAADFEKSTLTAVIEARAKATSVTVDPTNITPEQLTAFNSAQSGVSSSLSKLLVSVEKYPDLKANENFLKLQDELASTENQILTARTRFNEAVKPYNTHIKTFPNSIFAGMFGFKEKAYFQAVEGAEKPVEVKF from the coding sequence ATGAGAAGATTTTTGCCTTGGATTATTGCAGCTGTAGTGATATTTGGAATTTATAGCTGGGTGAAAGGAATTAACAACACTGCTGTTGGTTACGAACAAACCATCAACGAAGCATGGGGTAATGTCAATACTTCTTACCAAAGAAGAAATGACTTGATTGGAAACTTAGTAAATACTGTTAAAGGTGCTGCTGACTTTGAAAAAAGCACATTGACTGCAGTTATTGAAGCCCGTGCAAAAGCTACTTCGGTTACTGTTGACCCAACCAACATTACCCCAGAACAATTAACCGCATTCAACTCTGCACAATCAGGTGTTTCCTCTTCATTATCGAAATTATTAGTTTCTGTTGAAAAGTACCCTGATTTAAAAGCAAACGAAAATTTCTTGAAATTACAAGACGAACTAGCTAGCACTGAAAATCAAATTTTGACTGCCAGAACTCGTTTCAACGAAGCGGTTAAACCTTACAATACGCACATAAAAACCTTCCCTAACTCTATTTTTGCTGGAATGTTTGGTTTCAAAGAAAAAGCTTATTTCCAAGCTGTTGAAGGTGCAGAAAAACCTGTGGAAGTTAAATTCTAA
- a CDS encoding TPM domain-containing protein: MSKVEDFLTKEEESAIVEAIRVAEKNTSGEIRVHIEATTSLDAYDRAMEVFHELNMDATELQNGVLIYLAVNDKTFVICGDKGINDVVAPDFWDCTRDAMVSQFKLGNYKQGLIDGILNAGEQLKKYFPWQEGDTNELSNEISKG; this comes from the coding sequence ATGTCAAAAGTAGAAGACTTTTTAACTAAAGAAGAGGAAAGTGCCATAGTAGAAGCCATTCGTGTGGCAGAAAAGAATACTTCGGGCGAGATTAGAGTTCATATAGAAGCTACCACTTCTCTTGATGCTTATGACCGTGCTATGGAGGTTTTTCACGAACTCAATATGGATGCTACCGAATTACAAAATGGTGTACTCATTTATCTTGCAGTGAATGACAAAACCTTTGTGATTTGTGGCGATAAAGGCATAAACGATGTAGTAGCTCCTGATTTTTGGGACTGCACTCGCGATGCTATGGTGAGCCAATTCAAATTAGGAAATTACAAACAAGGTTTGATTGATGGTATTTTAAATGCTGGAGAACAACTTAAAAAATATTTCCCTTGGCAAGAAGGTGATACTAATGAATTGTCAAACGAAATTTCTAAAGGATAA
- a CDS encoding CPBP family intramembrane glutamic endopeptidase yields the protein MKKNPIPFALILLVIWATITLYGSIFLAGGKEVKLDEMVSSQPSYSIFLACFILLVYMFTRKLTTDVGFNSTLNAKHRIYIYPMVMISLLLVVVLWKGNVDAGTLLLVLGNTFVVGVSEELMFRGILLNSFVQKYSYLQSILVVSLLFGSVHVLNGFVTGDFASSTLQAFMATFSGILFLAMRIKSINIIPAMIVHWLWDFVVFIFITFIPKEVKSEPLLIGVSLLFGITPIVFGILGIIECRKKDTAEAFMKQQLSN from the coding sequence ATGAAAAAAAATCCCATCCCATTTGCTTTGATACTGCTTGTAATCTGGGCAACTATCACTTTGTACGGCTCCATTTTTCTAGCTGGAGGCAAAGAAGTTAAACTAGACGAAATGGTAAGCTCCCAGCCTTCCTACAGTATTTTCTTAGCCTGTTTCATTCTGTTAGTTTATATGTTTACAAGAAAACTAACAACAGATGTTGGTTTCAATAGCACTCTCAATGCAAAACACAGGATTTATATCTATCCAATGGTTATGATTTCTCTTTTACTAGTTGTTGTACTGTGGAAAGGAAATGTTGATGCAGGTACTTTATTACTGGTTTTAGGCAACACTTTTGTAGTTGGGGTTTCCGAAGAACTTATGTTTAGAGGGATTTTATTGAATAGTTTTGTTCAAAAATACTCTTATTTACAATCAATACTTGTGGTTAGTTTGCTTTTTGGTTCCGTTCACGTACTTAACGGGTTTGTTACAGGTGACTTTGCTAGCAGTACTTTACAAGCTTTTATGGCTACTTTTTCGGGAATCTTATTCTTGGCGATGCGAATTAAATCCATCAACATCATTCCTGCAATGATTGTGCATTGGCTTTGGGATTTTGTGGTTTTTATCTTTATCACTTTTATCCCAAAAGAAGTAAAATCGGAACCTCTACTTATTGGTGTTTCCTTGCTATTTGGAATTACCCCAATAGTTTTTGGAATTTTAGGAATTATTGAATGCAGAAAAAAAGATACCGCAGAAGCCTTTATGAAACAGCAACTTTCTAACTGA